The following are from one region of the Dermacentor albipictus isolate Rhodes 1998 colony chromosome 5, USDA_Dalb.pri_finalv2, whole genome shotgun sequence genome:
- the LOC135904024 gene encoding LOW QUALITY PROTEIN: nuclear receptor 2C2-associated protein (The sequence of the model RefSeq protein was modified relative to this genomic sequence to represent the inferred CDS: substituted 1 base at 1 genomic stop codon), with amino-acid sequence MMNLIDKNTTVRVSSVLNRDITNFGKKHLTDGNRDTCWNSDQGTPQWICLDFAAPVAPSEIHLQFQGGFAGKEVQIEVVAASSSATTCFGIFPEDSNALQISFSYXQKFLLQLDNPVERMRIVFRSSTDMFGRIVLYHLAISGKKSNA; translated from the exons ATGATGAACTTAATCGATAAAAATACGACCGTTCG GGTGAGCTCTGTACTGAACAGGGACATTACAAACTTCGGCAAGAAGCACCTCACTGATGGAAACCGAGACACCTGTTGGAACTCGGACCAG GGAACACCTCAGTGGATCTGCTTAGATTTTGCTGCACCTGTTGCGCCTTCCGAAATTCACCTGCAGTTTCAAGGTGGATTTGCTGGCAAAGAAGTGCAGATAGAAGTGGTTGCTGCTAGTTCCAGCGCGACAACGTGTTTTGGCATATTCCCAGAAGATAGCAATGCGTTGCAGATATCCTTTTCTTATT AGCAAAAGTTTCTTTTGCAGCTGGACAATCCAGTGGAAAGGATGCGGATAGTGTTTCGCTCGAGCACAGACATGTTTGGCCGGATCGTGCTGTATCATCTGGCGATTTCTGGGAAAAAATCGAATGCGTAA